Genomic window (Ruminococcus flavefaciens AE3010):
TTGTACATCACCATCATCAAGAAAACGGCGGTAGCTACTTGCACCGTTATCCATAGATCTGCTCCTTTCCGAAAGCTCTTTCACGGGCTTTCACTTATTAGACGATATGAGAATAAAAAACTACGCGCTTTTTTCGGAACATTTTTTTAGAAGAATTTTTTGTATTTGTAACAGAGGTTATAAGCTGATACGCGCATATTTATCATACGGTTTGACATTATCATATCATACTCGGCAGTAACTGTCAAGAACAGCCGAAGCTTCTGAATATTCACTTGAAATCCTTGGAAATAAATGTTATAATGTTAAACGCAGAGTGAGGTGGATATATGTCCGAAATAATGATAATCGATGACGATCAGAATATAAACGGCATGCTTGCAAAGGTCCTGAGCGACGAGGGCTACACTGTTTCGAGAGCCTATTCGGGAAGCGAAGCGGTGATGCTTCTGTCACAGAGCAGACCCGATCTCATACTTCTCGATCTTATGCTCCCCGGGATAACGGGAGAAGATGTGCTGAAACAGATAAAGGATATACCTGTTATAGTAGTAAGTGCAAAGGCTGACGTGACAAACAAGGTGGAGCTTCTGCTCAGCGGAGCGTCAGACTATATAACCAAGCCCTTTGATATGCAGGAGCTTCTTGCAAGGATAACGGTACAGCTCCGACACAGGAGCGACACTGATGAGAGCTGTTTAAAAGCAGGCGATCTTACTCTTATGTGCGATACCCTGACCGTTACGGCAGGTTCAGCCGAGGTCAGGCTCACAAGGACGGAATGTGCCATATTAAAGCTGCTTATGCAGAACTCCCGCACTGCTGTGGGAAAGACCACTATACTTGAAAAGATAAGCTATGACACTCCTGATTGCACAGAGCGCTCATTGAAGCAGCACATCAGCAATATACGTCACAAATTGCAGGCAGTAAGCGGCAAGGATTACATCGAAGCAGTCTACGGCATAGGCTTCAGACTGAAAACTTGACAAAATCTTGACTATCTCTTGTCCGCTTTCTTGACCTTTTTGTGCTATACTGTATTCAGAAACACAAAAGGAGGTCTTGCAATGGAATATGTTCTTAAAACAAAAAATATATGCAAGCAATATAAGAGATCCAAAGCTCTTGACGGGCTGACAATGAATGTGCCCAAGGGCTCTATCTACGGATTCGTAGGAAGAAACGGAGCAGGTAAGACTACTCTTATCCGTATAGTATGCGGTATGCAGCTGCCAACGAGCGGAGAGTTCGAGCTTTACGGCGTAAAGGATTCCGACGGCGGTATCTGTAATTCAAGACGCAGGATAGGCTCCGTCATAGAGACGCCGTCTATATATACCGATATGACGGCAGAGGACAATCTGAGACAGCAGTATCAGGTGCTTGGGCTTCCCGATTTCAGCGGTATCCCCGAGCTCCTGAAGCTGGTAGGTCTGGGAGATACGGGACGCAAAAAGGTGAGGAACTTCTCCCTCGGTATGCGTCAGCGTCTCGGTATAGCCGTGGCGCTCTGCGGAAGTCCCGATTTCCTTGTCCTTGACGAGCCTGTGAACGGACTTGACCCTGAGGGCATCGTAGAGGTACGTGAGCTCATACTTAAACTCAACCGCGAGAGGAAGATAACAGTACTTATCTCCTCACATATACTGGACGAGCTTTCAAAGCTTGCCACACATTACGGATTTATCAATAACGGCAGGATCATCCGTGAGATGAGTGCAGAGGAGCTTGAAGCCTCCTGCCGAAAGTGCATGAGACTGACGGTCACTGATACAGCCGTGCTTTCGACAGTGCTTGACCGTATGGGTATCGACTTCAAGATCAACGACGAAAACTCCGCTGATATATACGCAAAGCCCAACATCACACAGCTTTCCCTTGCACTTGCCAATGAGGGCTGCGAGGTGCTTTCACTGGAGGAGCATGACGAGAGCCTTGAAAGCTTCTATATCTCCCTGATAGGAGGTGCTGATCATGCTTAAACTGATGCGTGCTTATTTCAGCCGACTGGGTAAATGGACTATTTTCCGTGTCCTTGCATTGTTGATGCTTGTCGGCGGTGTGGGAGCAGCTTTATTTCTCAGGGAAAAGCCCATGGTATTCCAGCTGCCTTACATTGCGTCGTTCCTTGTTTTTCCGCATTACGTCGGCATAATCATTGCACTTTTCAATTATCCGCTGTTCACAGGCGGAACTATTCGTAATCAGATCTCTGTGGGACATAAGCGTAGCAGCGTCTATTTCGCAGACTGGGCAGCGTCCGTTGCTTTCTCGGTATCACTGTATCTGCTGATGACATTAAGTCTGCTTGCAGTTGCAGGACTGTTTGGCAATACAGACGGTATTATTGCCAAGAATGTAGCAGAAGGCGTTGTGCTCACCACTTGCCATGTGGCATTATTTGCTACTATCTCACAGGTGTTCTGTGTCATATTAAAGGGCGTAAAGAGTTTCCTTGCCATTTATCTTGGAAATCAGTTCCTGATACTTGTAAGTATCGGTGTGGCTGCGCTCAAGAATTTCCCTGAGAAGCTGGGCTACTTCCTGCCGACCTTTGTATGCATGAATATCAAGAATTACGGAGTTCCCGACAGTATCGTTACAAACGGTGTAGTTTCGGATTACAGCTTCCTGCCTGCTCTTGGAGCAATGGTGCTGGAAACTGCTCTGGTATTCATCTGCGGAATGCTTTATTTCAGAAAAACCGATCTTAAATGACGGAGGTATCTTTATGTTATACGGTCTGCTGGCGATACTGCTCACAGCGGCAGTTGTCAAGATAATAATACTGAAAAAATCGGCAAGGGAGATAGCTGACGAATTTGCCGACAGACTGGATAATGATACCAACACGCTCATAGATATATCTTCCCATGACAGGGATATGCTGCGGCTTGCAAACAGTATAAACGAGCAGCTGCGTGTTCTTCGGAAGGAGCATCTTCAATATCATCTGGGCAATACAGAGCTGAAAACAGCCATAACGAATATTTCCCATGATATCCGAACTCCTCTGACAGCTATATGCGGATACCTTTACCTGATAAAGAAGACAGACGACAAGGAGCTTATCCACAGCTATCTGGAGATAATCGGCGAGCGTACCGAGACAATGAAGCAGCTTACAGAGGAGCTATTCCGCTATTCCGTTATAGTGTCCGATGAGACCGAAGCCGAAATGCAGGAGGTCAGGGTGAATCAGGTGCTGGAGGACTGTATCATGGGCTATTGCGGCGCTCTGGACGAAAAGGGGATAGTGCCCGAGGTACATATTACCGAGAACACTATAGTCCGAATGGTGAATAAAGCAAGCCTTGAAAGAGTATTTTCAAATCTTCTCAACAACGCCCTGAAATACAGCGACGGCGATCTGGAGATAACCCTGTCAGACACAGGTGAGATCACATTTTCAAACACGTCCCAAAGGCTTTCTGCGGTGGAGGTGGAGCAGCTCTTTGACAGATTCTATACTGTTGAGGCAGCAAGAAACTCTACGGGACTGGGTCTTTCGATCGCCAGAACTCTTGTGGAGCGCATGGGCGGAACAATCACAGCTTCATATGATAATAAAAGGCTTACCATCAGGATAAAGCTTTGACATATATGCCATGATATATAAAATATCAGCCCCGAGGCAATGCTTCGGGGCTGAGCTGTTATATCATATCATGGCAGTTTTTATTTGTATGTGTGAGCTGTTTATGCTAAAGAGCTCTTGTTTCCCAGGAGATACTGCTGTATGCACAGAGCGTCACTTACAGTGAGTCCGGCTGTGGACTTATCGACGTCTGCATTTAACTTTCCTTGTTCTGTGATCGGATTTTTGGCGGTGCCGCCTACATCGTACTTATTGGGATTTGCGAGAGCCTGCATTACGATAACGGCGTCAGAAAGATCGAGGTCGCTGTCGCAGTTGGCATCGCCTTTTTTGCTGCTGTAAGGTGCGGCAGCTGTTACAGCTGTTGTAACTCTGCTGTCAAAGGGAACTGTTGTAGTTCCCATTGGCTCTGCTAACTGTGTATTTGTGTACTGACCGCGGGCGTTCCATGCCATAGTTTCGAGGTCTGAGGTGTCGATACCGCATTTCCTTGAAACATATTCAAGTATTATTTCGGTATCCATTGCGTCTCCGCTGACTCCGCTGCCGTCAAGGTCAAAGTTTTTGATGTAATTGTCCATTATCTCGTCGGGAACGGTATTTATGTCTTCCGAGGTATGTGTCTGTGAATAGAGAGTATTTTCGGCGTATATATAGTCTTTTTCGTCGATGATGCCGTTCATATCCACATCGGGAGCAGGTATTATGCCTGCTTCAACATTGACGTAGTATCTGTCGTATATGAACTGACGGACTTCCTTTGAAGCATAGTTGAAGGCGTACACATAGTTATAGCATAGGCTGAACAGGTCGTCGGGATCGGTCAGGGGGTATTTTGTTCCGTCAAGGCAGTTTGTGCCGTCCCACGGATAGTTTGATACCTCGCCGTTTATCCATGCTTCTCTGAAGCTGTCGTATTCCTGTTCCTTCCTTGTCTTGACGCCAAGCTTCTCACAGATATAGATCTGAGCGATGCTGCAGTCGGCTGCATCACCGCTGATACCGTTTTCGTTGAGATCGAAGTTATTGAGGAAGTTATATATCATCTCATCGGAATACCTATCGCTTTTGGCGTACCTGTAATTATTGAATATATCCTCACATGCAGTATGGTCGAACATATTTATTCTTCCGTCAAGGTTGACATCAGGCTCGGGGAGAAGCCCCTGTTCGACCTTCTTCCTGTAGACAGCGTACTCTGCATCGATATTGGTCATATCCACATTTGTCCTGATATCGGAAGAAGAGAGCTTCATTTCCCATTCGGTGTTCTCAACCGCAGTTTCAAAGTCTCTGAGAATGTCCTTGTAGATCGGCGAATCATTTTTTCTGTTGTCGTATCTTGTGTCCCAGAGATATTCATAATAATTGCTGTCTGAATATTCTGGTCTGAACTGCTCATTTTCAAAATAATACTTTATGAGATAGTCTGAAAAGACAGGTGAGATCACCTTGTCATCTTTCAGGGAGCTGAGCAGTTCAAGGCACTTGGCTTCCGACTCTGATGGGAATTTTACTGCGGACAGCTCATTATATATCCTTAGTTTATCATCATAGGAGAGATTCTCGGGATCCATTTCAGCGTAAAGCACAGCAGGTTCATCGAATATCTTACGGAAGAAGTAAATGTCCATTATATCTCCCATATCGAATATGCCGCTGCCGTCTACGTCCAGAAGGTCTGCACGGTCTTCAATGGCTTTTGCAGCTATATCGTACAGCCCGTAGAAGGTCTCTGTTTCTTCTGTAAAGCACTTTACAAAGTTATTGCTGACCTCATTATCTGCTCCATAATATTTGGGGTCAATATAGTCTCTTGTTATCTCATTGTAGCAGGTGAAGTAGCTGATAAGAGCTCCCACATCGTGTTCGTCAAACTCGCCGTCATTGTTGATATCATAATTTATGCCGCTGTTGTTCAGAGCTTCATCGCCGTTTGCAAGGCAGTATAAATGGTAGATGTCATGTATGTCGAATTTGCCGTTCT
Coding sequences:
- a CDS encoding response regulator transcription factor; this translates as MSEIMIIDDDQNINGMLAKVLSDEGYTVSRAYSGSEAVMLLSQSRPDLILLDLMLPGITGEDVLKQIKDIPVIVVSAKADVTNKVELLLSGASDYITKPFDMQELLARITVQLRHRSDTDESCLKAGDLTLMCDTLTVTAGSAEVRLTRTECAILKLLMQNSRTAVGKTTILEKISYDTPDCTERSLKQHISNIRHKLQAVSGKDYIEAVYGIGFRLKT
- a CDS encoding ATP-binding cassette domain-containing protein encodes the protein MEYVLKTKNICKQYKRSKALDGLTMNVPKGSIYGFVGRNGAGKTTLIRIVCGMQLPTSGEFELYGVKDSDGGICNSRRRIGSVIETPSIYTDMTAEDNLRQQYQVLGLPDFSGIPELLKLVGLGDTGRKKVRNFSLGMRQRLGIAVALCGSPDFLVLDEPVNGLDPEGIVEVRELILKLNRERKITVLISSHILDELSKLATHYGFINNGRIIREMSAEELEASCRKCMRLTVTDTAVLSTVLDRMGIDFKINDENSADIYAKPNITQLSLALANEGCEVLSLEEHDESLESFYISLIGGADHA
- a CDS encoding sensor histidine kinase, yielding MLYGLLAILLTAAVVKIIILKKSAREIADEFADRLDNDTNTLIDISSHDRDMLRLANSINEQLRVLRKEHLQYHLGNTELKTAITNISHDIRTPLTAICGYLYLIKKTDDKELIHSYLEIIGERTETMKQLTEELFRYSVIVSDETEAEMQEVRVNQVLEDCIMGYCGALDEKGIVPEVHITENTIVRMVNKASLERVFSNLLNNALKYSDGDLEITLSDTGEITFSNTSQRLSAVEVEQLFDRFYTVEAARNSTGLGLSIARTLVERMGGTITASYDNKRLTIRIKL